One window from the genome of Bartonella sp. WD16.2 encodes:
- a CDS encoding dihydrofolate reductase produces the protein MKLPIYLIAAVAQNGVIGCDGTMPWRLSTDLQRFKALTLGKPIIMGRKTWNSLGRPLPERTNIVITRNRTFAAEGAVVAHSLSQACDIAQEVAIQNGADAVFIIGGGEIFQQGLMIARKIFLTEIFASIEGDSFFPIFDKEKWTIIETQYIPQGDKDNYPTRFVIYERQ, from the coding sequence ATGAAACTTCCAATTTATTTAATTGCAGCTGTTGCTCAAAATGGTGTTATCGGTTGTGACGGCACAATGCCTTGGCGTTTATCAACAGATTTGCAGCGTTTTAAGGCTTTAACTTTGGGTAAGCCCATTATTATGGGGCGCAAAACTTGGAATTCTCTTGGACGCCCCTTACCAGAGCGCACGAATATTGTAATTACTCGCAATCGTACTTTTGCAGCTGAGGGTGCTGTTGTCGCTCATTCTTTGTCTCAAGCTTGTGATATAGCGCAAGAGGTGGCTATTCAAAATGGTGCAGATGCAGTTTTTATTATTGGGGGTGGTGAAATTTTTCAACAAGGATTAATGATTGCTCGTAAAATATTCTTAACAGAAATTTTTGCGTCTATTGAAGGTGATAGTTTTTTTCCCATTTTTGATAAAGAAAAGTGGACTATTATTGAAACACAATATATTCCACAAGGAGATAAAG